DNA sequence from the Gouania willdenowi chromosome 21, fGouWil2.1, whole genome shotgun sequence genome:
attattattactattattattattattattaaaggtcTCTTTtggttttgttgctgttgtaaaaaCTCAGCTAACCATAGCGCTAacagctacatgtgcacctttgctctccaaagacggtagcaaccgatctaAAGTTGCcacgataccaaaatgagtaaccacgatactataccagacaaagtatcacggttacgggtaatatcgcgatactttaatattgatatttttatgaactgcaaagtatttgtacaagttaaaaATGCTTAATAATTACCTATAgtggttgtttttgttgcatgataagagtacatgaacaaaagcatatgagaaagacccccaatcaccccattaacacttgtattaccctcactgGGTTTATGAGAAGGTTTATTAAGCTGAAAAACTTACTTAGTTCTGATATAAAATTTAcatatgtcaaaagtgggaaTCGAACCAACGGTAGCGGAAGGAAGAGTGTTTGAGTCAGGGGCGTCAGACCACTCAGCTATCCTTACATGGTGAataaacacaggcacattacgctgaTGTAGAAATAAGTTAAGTATATAAAAATGTTCTTTATCAGGTACCTTCTTAGTATTTAATGGAATGTATATGCTACATTAATGCTAGAACCAAACATTTAGCACATGGTTGTAACTCCTACTGAGGTAACTAAAGTCCTGTGTCCCTATCTTCTAACCTGGAGCAGCTGAAGATGTTGGGGTTCCGTGTGTGTCTTCAGACGAGAACTAAAGCTCGTCCTGTTCTCCATAAACTGGTCCATAAATTAGCATCTGTCCACAAAGCTACGGTCCTGCCCCCAAAACAGTTACAGAGCCTCCTGAACCCCTTCACAGCGCTGGAAGATTACCTGCACAGGTAcgttctgtctgtctgtctgtctgtctgtctgtctgtctgtctgtctgtctgtctgtctgtctgtctgtctgtctgtccatccCATTAACTTTTATACAGATTAACTAGTTATTTTTACTgtaccttatgttgtttttcagagttcctgtggatccttaaaaaggcattaaattaatgaatctaaaaataaggccttaattgtcattaaaagacttaaatcaatgtttcataAGTCTTATATTTTAACACACTATTACAGTACCTGTCAGAAGTCTGTATTCatataggggtctattctcTCATCTGGacttaagtgtgtgtgttgtcataGTGATATGAACATGTGTATCTTTCTGACTTCCTTGTTTCACTTGTACAAACTGAACATGTACTTTTGCTTTTCCATCAGGAAGGAATGAATATGACTTTATTAAAATCACTGAGCTTCACCTGTTACAGATTAACACACCAGATATAAATGGATTTAAAGGGAGGAGTCTGActctaatatatataaaagcagTTTATTGTCAGCAGAGCATCAGAGTAATGATGTTGAAACCAAAACCAAACTTTGACACAGAGGAGGTGGATGTGCTCAGTGTGAAATGgtattttttaccttttgtgAGTACAACTTCCTACAGCTGCTACATCATGTACGGTTTTTTCCCCAGATCAAAGCTGTTTCCCGAGGGTCACCCTTAAGTGCTTTCTGTCCAAATAAAAGGACAAACTGCCTTTTCACACTGTGCACCAGCATagttattataataaatgataTACATTTATGTTGTGTCTCATCTTTAACTGGTGTTCATTTTAATATAGTGAACATGCCTAAAAATGCCCATCATTGATCCGTTGGCGTACTTGTGCTGCCCTCCCCATTTCATCTTCAACCTGTGGCTCATCTGGTTGTTGCCAGTTTTGCTCCATAACCATCACTGGTTAACGCCTCTCTGTGGCCATGTTATGGAGCACACAGCTGTGACCCAACGCCCCTCCCCCTCATGTCTGATTTAAcccatgttcaaaataaaattataatgaacattttgcaacacaaataagtccaaaatattGCATTCACACACACTCTATGTGCatgctgttaaaaaagtttcaggtcgttCAGACACAGCGTCAGGAAATatgtgctacacacacacatacacacatatacacacatacacacacacacatatacacacacacatatacacatatacacacacacatacacacacatacacacacacatacacacacacatatacacacacacacatacacacacacatatacacacacacacacatatacacacacacacacacatatacacacacatatatacacacacgcatatatacacacacatatacacacacacatatacacacacacacacatatacacacacacacacatatacacacacatatatacacacacgcatatatacacacacatatacacacacatatatacacacacgcatatatacacacacatacatatacacacacatacatatacacacacacatatacacatatatacacacacacatatacacacacacatacacatatacatatacacatacacgcatacacatacatacacattcacacacacaaacatatacacacacatatatacacacacacacacatatatacacacacacacacatttttctagTGTGTGTTGagtgatttatatttttttagtctgggtttttttgtgtgtattttattgtcatgttatctatttttgtgtgtttattttggggggccgtcagttgcacgtctgcactagacaatGGAAAAATAGACCTTGACCTTTAACTATGTAATTGacggggcttttttttttccaattgtgtttattgtgaagtgggttttaaatttaaattcaaacagctttaaaaagtcttaaaagtcttgaattgaatttgactgaagctgtttTTATGATTACTGTGTTTGTTTGGATTGAGTCTTTGAAGTGTTGTTAGTAGAGACGTGTCATTTTACTTTGTGCAATGACATTAAagtgttctgttctgttctgttctgttctgttctgttccttcCATCAGGTCCGTGGACACTTCTTCCTTCCATCTGTTCCAGCCCAGACTGGAGGACGTTGCTGAGGCAGAGAAACTCTTTATCTCCTCCTCCACTCACAGGATTGATTATTACACGTCTGCAGAGAGGATGGAACATGCACCCAGGCTGCAGCAGCCTgaggttaacacacacacaaacacacacacagagacagtgTATTGGATCTAATTAAGGTCATAAAAATTTGTGTGCGCCAAGAAAAAATCAGTGTGCTTCAAAAATACATGTTGTGTTTGTAAAATACGTTTAGTGTGAGAACTTTTCTCTTCCAAGTCCAAAACCAAATTCACAGACGAATTGTGACCCTGGTTTAAATGCGTTAGTGGAGCAGCCAATCAGCACTCAGCTTACAAAACACCATTGGAGGGCTTCCTACTGGAAACGCCCCCTTCCTCCTTCATAGTGTGAAGAAACATGGTGAGTCTCTTAATAAGGGACGTAGAGGTGaagtttaattgttaattacggTAGACACGCCCATGTCCTATTTAaagttctcacacacacaaaatgtgtttacaaatacaaatatttttttgcacagAATTTTTTTAAGCACAAAATCTTTATTATGACCTTAATTTGATCCCAAACTTTAATCAAAAAGTTGTTGGtttaaaactgtgtgtgtgtgtgtgtgtgtgtgtgtgtgtgtgtctgtgtgtgtgtctgtgtgtgtgtctgtgtgtgtgtctgtgtctgtgtgtgtgtgtgtgtgtgtgtgtgtgtgtgtgtgtgtgtgtgtgtgtgtgtgtgtgtgtgtgtgtgtgtctctgtttttgtgtgtgtgtgtgtgtgtctctgtttttgtgtgtgtgtgtgtgtgtctctgtttctgtgtgtgtgtgtgtgtgtgtctctgtttctgtgtgtgtgtgtgtgtgtgtgtgtgtgtgtgtgtgtgtgtgtgtgtgtgtctctgtttctgtgtgtgtgtgtgtgtctctgtttctgtgtgtgtgtgtgtgtgtgtgtgtctctgtttctgtgtgtgtgtgtgtgtgtgtgtctgcgtgtgtgtgtctctgtttctctgtgtgtgtgtgtctgcatgtgtgtgtctctgtttctctgtgtgtgtgtgtgttccaggtgTGTTTCATTGGTAGGAGCAACGTGGGGAAGTCGTCTCTCATCAAAGCTCTGTTCTCTCTGAGTCCTGAGGTGGAGGTGAGGGTCTCCAAGACCCCAGTAAGTGCTTCATGATGACGCTTCAATGATGCTAACTGCTAAGCTAACACTGTAATCagcattaaataaatgtgttgtaGAACAGACTGATCCTGGTCATAATAGATCTATGATGACATCATTAATATACTCTGATTACTTTTCCTCCACTCAGAGATAAACATAACGTAGAGTTTTAACGTAGCAGACGTTAAACAACGTGTCACTCCTCTCTCTTTGATCTGTTTACGACCCACCCCTCAACAGGGACACACTAAGAAGATGAACTTCTTCAAAGTGGGCGGAGCCTTCAccctggtggacatgccaggaTACGGATACCGAGCCCCCAAAGACTTTGTAGACATTGTGGAGTCGTACCTCTACACCAGGACCAAGTAAATCATTGTTCATTCATTTCAAACACTTCACAGCAGCTCTTTTAATATACATTattctatttttcacacattcttaaaattctgttttttacaaatatttgatcattttttagtGGTTTTCAACTTCTGTgagcaaacaaaataaataataataaaaaaagcatGATTTAACACAAATGTATGTGAAAAccacttatttatttataactaCTGAACTAAATAAAGATAACATGGAGCACGTTTACTTCCTTTATTCCTTAGGTACAGTCGGTACATACAGGTGGTAATAAATAATCATGGGTTATTATCTCTATTAttgaacgtgtgtgtgtatgatgaaGTAGATGATGAAGCTATAGAACCAAACACTGACATAAAcatgaaatcaataaaataatgtaaatacgtTTGATCATCAGTTTAAAATCACCCACACATTGGattcttcattttcttttaggttcctttaaaatctgttttattttgttccatgttttccacattaattctttaaaattgtgctttttttagaaaaaaaaatctatttttttttaaatattagtttttaactcctgtaaggaaacagaataaattaaaagaaaactatatttgAACATGAAAATGTCATTGAAAACCATGTGTAAGCTCCAGTTTAAAGGTATATATAAGTTGtttaatgtcatatacaaaTGTATGAGAGCAACACTAATACCACCACTCAGGGATCAATactttactgaatctgatcagatttattcacttttaatcaacttcatttaaatgatcctgatgacatcatttcagATGGTAATGATCAGACGAAAtaaatcagttatttcaccactagggggcagAATACTGCAGAGCAGGGGGgcgttaaactcattttagttcaattaCAAACCAGTTCAATTACAAATGGGAAAAGGAactatttcaacattaatgtaacAAAGtttacttaaatgtccttttatatgtttatttttgaccatttttttaattttgtggaataatttgagaaaaaaatgcaggattttggaaaaacaacaatttacaactgaattgtgtgtgtgtgtgtgtgtgtgtgtgtgtgtgtgtgtgtgcgtgtgtgtgcgtgtgtgtgcgtgtgtgtgtgtgtgtgtgtgtgtgtgtgtgtgtgtgtgtgtgtgtgtgtgtgtgtgtgtgtgtgtgtgtgtgtgtgtgtgtgtgtgtgtgtgtgtgtgtgtgtgtgtgtgtgtgtgtgtgtgggtgtgtcagTCTGGTGAGAACCTTCCTGCTGATGGATGCCAGCGTTGGACTACAGCAAGCAGACATGGTTGCCCTGGAGATGTGTGAGGAGATCAGATCTCCATACGTGGTACGATCAGATCAAAGATAGATGTGTATCGCGTAGTGCTGAGTCATCCTCCATCATGTGTTCACACTAAGGTACAGCTGATTGTTATTAATGATCCACGATCATTAAACACCTTCagacattagctttagcattagcactggTGCTGTCTGACTCCTACAGTGAACCAAACACACACCactttgatctgaagtgggccacacATTATAGAGAGATTTCTCATTAATGTGACTAGTTTATATTACAAACACATACATATCTATTTAAGAAGAGGTTAAAAGcacctactgtatatataaaagaTCTTTATTCATACTGTAGTGTAGAAGTTATCACAgctcaataaaaacaacagaaagaaacagaaaaacccCAAAGACACGTGTAAAATAGTACAgtagataaaataaacaatacaataatagaagttatatataaatatagaaaaacataaataaaggaTGTATACATTTAACAGACAGTAGACTGTTTTATTCTACAACGATGCAATACACTTTATTAATTACATATACAGTTGTGTgtgaaagtcagggcacccctttaaaaacagcatattttatatatttaaaaagttatattcatatttactgtctctctggtatatgggaaaaaaagacaatattgtcaggaaacattaatgcatagttacattttattttataaattgaacaaaattacaaaaatggaaaacataattttggcatgtgcaaaagtcggggcaccctacagcatcagtaccttcagtacttagtaacaccccctctggcagatatcacagcttgtaaacgcttcttatagccaacaacaagtctctggattctattatttgggatttttccccattcttccttgcaaaaggcttccagttctgcaatattcctaggacgtcttgcatgcacagctcttttaagatctacccacagattttcgataatgtttaagtcgggagactgtgaaggccattccataaccttcagcttgcgtttcttgaagtagtccatggtggatttggaggtatgtttaggatcattatcctgttgtagaagccatcctcttttcagctttagctttttttacagatgctgtgatatttgcctccagaatttgctggtatttaattgaatccattcttcctccacccgagcaatgtttcctgtcccactggctgcaacacaaccccaaagcatgatggatccacccccatatttaacagttggcaaggtgttcttttcatgaaatgctgctcctttttttctccaaacatacctttgcttattgtggccaaagagttctattttaacttcatcagtccacagcacttgtttccaaaagtcatcaggcttctgtagatgttctgttgcatatttttgatgttgtattttatgatgaggtcgtagataaggtttttttctacagactcttccatgaaggtcttgtttgtgcaagtatcggcgcacagtggaagggtgcaccaccactcctgagtctgctaaatcttcctggaggtcttttgaagtcaaatgtgggttttggtttacctttctgaccagactacgagttgttctctccgagagtttccttggtcttccagatctcttcttgacctccacagttcccctcacctgccatctcttaattatgcctcgcactgtggaaactgcaagctgaaaacgctttgctatcttcttgtagccctccccgccattgtgggcatcaattactttcattttttctgtcttacacagcttcttagaggaacccatggttgctgagtgtttgtacaaGGTTTGTGGAGTCGCCGTATTTAAGAAACCCTCAAATATTCACCAACTGGCACTccctaatgacaattgttgacacatgcttcaggaccaatgagctggtagaggtctgagcttgtaaaaagaatctgacactttgaaactctcagggtgccccgacttttgcacatgccaaaattatgtttttcatttttgtaactttgttcaatttataaaataaaatgtaactatgcattaatgtttcctgacaatattgtcttttttttcacatataccagagagacagtaaatatgaatataactttttaaatatataaaatatgctgtttttaaaggggtgccctgactttcgcacacaactgtataatatatataaatgaccTTACACTGACATTTACTTGATATTATCAACAGTTGTAACTTAATTTAGGAGAATATTTTAGGGAAATTTGcaggatgtaaaaaaatatatataatttttttgatgaatttcagattaaaaaatgactaccgtcatgtgatataaaagtAAGACATTAGtaaatgtgtattttgaggggctgatatatttacaactggattatttagaaatgtatacaatgatacatgtttactttctcctctgggccaaattagatgttctaaagggccagatctggtccccgggccttgagtttgacagtgGGTCTCGAACTTCACCGACTACAACATTAGAACATTCTAATcaaatcatttctatcatcagtttgtgtgttatgttgtttgttatttttattaatcagtatatttgtctcttattttgtgtttttgttgttgttttgctcgttgctgtttaatatttattctgattataatttttagactaaaaataaatgttataaaagctcatatttttaatgctttaatttgtttcccctctctagtaccccctgtagtgccatggcgtacccctagggatacacgtacccccatttgagaaacactgttctaaagGATTTGATTGGTAACCTTTGAGTTGTagaccagcagggggcagcagtGAGCTGTTATTAACTCTGACTTATTAGTGATTTACTGttaatgacaaaaatgtaaaataatcaaAGTCATGATGATCAAAagcaacaaaacagaaaaaaacatttttattttaactttgatCCATAAAAGTCATTTAGacaaaatgatcaataaatcctGAGCAACAACCTGACATTATAACATAATaacattttaacctttattcagtaattttttaatgtttgtggcTCATGTTCTCTACCGTCAGAGAACATTATAATGATGAGAAACATGTGAGATtactcacttcctgtttcctgtttcctgtttgaCAGATTGTGGCGACAAAGGTAGATAAATGTGGAAGTGGAGAACTGCTGAAGAACCTGATCCGTCTGAGGGATTTGATCCAATCACAGACCAGCTGCTGCTTCCCTCAACCTTTCCTCATCAGGTCAGTCACATGACTCATGTTCATAGCTCCTCCCATTCTAACCATCATCTGTGTTTATCTGTCAGAAAGGATTGAAATGATTTCTTTTATTAACAGAGCAGCTGAAATATcactaaaatattattattattatagatatactgtaaatacatcCAGAGCAGAGAAAGTAGAATCTAAtctaatattataaataataataatatatgataTCTACTGTAAGCACAGTTACACAcatcactaaaaaataaataaaaaatcactgccaattcataattatgagaacattgtttttaatgtaaatttgcaaAGAAACATAGAAAAATGTTGCAGAATCTTTGTGTTTAATtctaaaaactgaataaacagacaaaatatatttatatttatttatttattattcaaagtgtaattaagctgcaaatgttaaatgtctcataattataactgtttgtggttatttttagtgtttttttgttttgtttgtttgaataaaaaataaatcaatgaaattaaataaaatataaaaatagaggAAGAGGTTTATGAAGCTGCATAAACATCCATAATGAGTTTCCATCAGCTCGTGttaattcatttattgatccagtgCAGGAAGGAAGTGTTACAGATTTACAGTAAACTAGACGATGTTATCACTTCCTGGTTCTTAGCAGAGTGGGTGGAGCCAAAACATATCAACAGAGTCCGACTGAGACTTTGTTCTGAAATAAACTGTTAAATTTTTTAGATCAAAGACCAATAAAGAGTGTGATTATTGATTATCTCTGTGATTATTGACTATCTCTGTGATTATTGATTATCTCTGTGATTATTGATTATCTCTgtgattattattgattatctctgtgattattattgattattactgtgattattagtgtttaaagtcattcatttttattttaaataaattcttCTCTCTCTGTCAGTGAAACCAATATTTAAGCTGAGCTAGGGATGGgccatatggaccaaaactcataatTTCTGAAAACAgtgatttatgatataaatgtctgaccataaaaacatttctgggttaaatttgctgatgataaatgtcacagacacatttattaacaaacatctgatcaatatgttccactttaggatgtttctgatctgagggacagcacgtgtgagtgagttctgtagatgACGAGACCATTTAACTGATCTTTACATGTTCTGAGACGTAGAGAAAGAAAGCACTATTTAATACacaataagctataaaatatatatctcagaaatatagaaatattgtaAAGGACTGTACTCCGtgaataattattatataatacTTGTATGATTGattgaataaatcaaaacaagtaaaacaatATAGATATAGGTGACAttatcattttctatatcagtaaagtagaaaacttgatatatgttgaatcacgatatattgcccagccctattctGAGTTATCTGTTGGAGCGCAGGCTCAGCATTTACAGTACGTCATCACATGCTTTAGCTTTTAATCTTTTCTTTCaaagtgtgttttattattatttttattttttgcagctCGCTGCGCTTTCAGGGGATCTACCATCTGAGATGTTTCATCTGCCACATCACAGGAGCTATCACCTTACAGGACACGTCTGCACAGGAgtgaagaacaagaagaactaCATGATGTTCTCAGCAGGGTTTGTGCAGCAGATTCACTTCACTTTGATATAAAAACATGACGTTTGGCACAGATACTCTCTAAGGGACACTATTTAGGAAAAAGGTGTTGGCCACCCAAAAATGCTCAGATCAGGCCAAACTAAgtgtcagcagaaaggtctggtcctccTGAGTCTGAacatagatactgtagatatagATGTGTAGAGTTAGAACTGCACCCACTAGAGGACAAACACTAATaaaattgcttattttgtaaaaaatgtggcaccagcagaCGTGTTCTATTcccctgagtctgaatatgtggtgTGTTTTCTAATAGAGGCTGAAATGTGTCCACAGGAGGCAGTGGAAGTTGAGTGTTTTCctgcaccaggggtaacctcaGTCAATGGGAGAAAGCGGTATCAGTCACTCCCTGTTGCTCATACTCCTCTAAGGTTACCCCTGGTGCAAGAAAACACTAAACTTCCACTGCCTCAGGACGACCACACCTTTCTGCTGACACCTCGTTTAGTCCGATCCGagcattttttgtttatatataaccattgaatagcaatggcggccatcttgaaaaatggccgTCATATTGAACTTTTGAGTGACGAACGCCTTTTTCTAAAATAGTGGCTTTTACAGAGAATCTGAGCCAAACGTCATGtttttataccaaagtgaacAACGAGGACACAATGTCTGAAAACAGCTCCATGATCAGATGAAGAATGTCACATATCAGTCAGAACGTTCTGATCAGATCAGATGTTAAACATGGACTAACGAAGGTCTAATGAGATCACAATGAAGCAGTGAAGTTCCTCTGTTTaacaccacagaagaagaagactgAGTCACCATGGAAACACAGGGAGGTCTG
Encoded proteins:
- the gtpbp8 gene encoding GTP-binding protein 8, which translates into the protein MLGFRVCLQTRTKARPVLHKLVHKLASVHKATVLPPKQLQSLLNPFTALEDYLHRSVDTSSFHLFQPRLEDVAEAEKLFISSSTHRIDYYTSAERMEHAPRLQQPEVCFIGRSNVGKSSLIKALFSLSPEVEVRVSKTPGHTKKMNFFKVGGAFTLVDMPGYGYRAPKDFVDIVESYLYTRTNLVRTFLLMDASVGLQQADMVALEMCEEIRSPYVIVATKVDKCGSGELLKNLIRLRDLIQSQTSCCFPQPFLISSLRFQGIYHLRCFICHITGAITLQDTSAQE